TCCGCCGCAATCGGGACGTCGGCCGTGATGATGGCGCCGGCTTGCGTGTCCTCCATGCCCGGCTCCGCGTTCGCCCAGATCGTCCGCCGCGTGTGCGCGGGAACGGTGACGGTCTGAACAACCGGTGCGCCGCTGAGACGCAGGTATTGGATCGTCACCTCGGCGTCGGTGTCGTTGTCGTTCGAGAGCGGATAGAAGAGGTCCCAGATGGTCGTGGCCCCTTCCGCGAAGTAGTGCGCCGTGGATGAACCGGCGGCGCCGCTTTCCAGCGTGCTGCCGAAGACGCTGTCGTCCCAGTGCACCTGCCGCATGGCGGAGATGGGCCCGTTCGCCCTCACGACAGCCGCCACGCCGGTTGGCCCGCCGACCTCGGCGTCGACGTCGATGCTGGTCCGCGTGAGCGGATCGAGATCGAACGGGATCACGATGGGCACTCCGACGTCGGGCAGCAGCGTCACCTCGACGCTGGCCTGCCGGGTACGGCTCGGATTGAAGACGCCAAGCGCCGTTGTGAAGAAGCCGGTCGCACCTTCCGCGAAGTCGTACTGCGAGGCGAAGACCGGGTCGCCGATCACCTCGCCGTGATGGGTGCCCAGCGCGTCGCTCCCGTCCCCGTCCAGCGACCAGACCGCCACGAGCCCTGGCATCGGCGTCTTGATCGGCACGTTCATGGTGCTCTGGATCTCGGCCTCGGTCCGGGCCACGTTCCAGAGGCGAAACTCGTCAAGGGCGGCCATCGGGGCGAACTCGAACTCGACGTCGCTCCCGATGCGCACCTGGTCGGCGCTGGTTGTCAGCGGTGCGGCGGACACGAGCAGGGAAACCTGGCTGCCGTTGAGGTAATAACGCCGAAACTGGCCGTCCCACGTCACCGCCCAGTGGGTCCACTCGTCGAGAGGAAACGTCCCGCCATCCCAGGCCGAGGACGAGCCGCGAGTGTAGGAGCGGAGCGAGCCAGCGCAGTGACCGACCCAGTAGGCGTCCAGCCAGTTCTTGCCGATCAGGCTCACGCAGCCGAGGGCGTCGAAGCGGACCCAGCCCTCCAAGGTAATGGCATCCGTCGGGTTCAGGTCTGGGCTGTGTGGGATCTCGATGTAGTCGCTGTTATTGCCATCGAGGATCAGGTAGCCGTTGAAGGGTTGCGCCCGAGCGCCGGCGGCGAAAAAGCCGAGAAGCGCAAGGGCCACGAGGCAGATCAGCCCGGATGGCCTTCCTCCCCGTCCCCAAGACGAAGCGGCACGTCGCATCAAGATGACTCTCCCTTCTGCTGGGAACACGGCCAGCACCATGCGGTCGTCGACTGCGGCACCGTTCCCCCTCGGCCCGGCGTCCCTGGTAGTAACGCGGGGCGAGCCGGAGACCGAACGGCCCGCCCGGTACCAACATGGCGGATCGGGTGAACTTTGGCGCTAACGTGGAGCGGCTGTGGGTCGACGTGTCGCTTGCAGCAAGCAGTGATTCCGGTTCGCGATTGTTGACGGAGCCGGTCCAGCCTGGTGTCCCGAATCAGAGATTCGTTGACATTTTCAACGAATCTCTGATTCGGGGCACTAGGATGGAGAGCGTGCGACGCCGGACCGGATCTCGTGACGTGGCCATCGGCACTGCCGGCCTCGGTGCCATCGCTCTGGTCATCCTGGTTTTGCGCGCGCTGCAGCGCCTTCCCAATCCCACCATTGCGGCGCTCCTGCTTCTGCTGGTCATCCTGATTACGGCCACAGCCGTGCGGGTGCGCGTCGCGATCGCCGTCTCCATGATCGCTACGGCAGCCTTCAACTTCTTCCTGCTGCCGCCGTTCCACACCTTCACGCTGGACGACCCGCAGAACTGGGTAGCGCTGTTCGTGTTTCTCGTCGTGGCCATCATCGCAAGTCAACTGTCGGCCGCGGCGCAGGCCCGAGCGCAGGAGGCCGTCGGACGACGCGACGAGCTCGCGCGATTATTCGACTTGAGTCGCGACGTGCTGGTGATGACCGACAGCCGGGAGGCGATTGCAATCCTGGCGCGATCGGTTGCCCGCCGATTCGACCTGAAGTTCGTCGCGATTGCCCTGCCGCGCGCGAGCGACTGGGATG
The genomic region above belongs to Luteitalea sp. and contains:
- a CDS encoding DUF4118 domain-containing protein — protein: MADRVNFGANVERLWVDVSLAASSDSGSRLLTEPVQPGVPNQRFVDIFNESLIRGTRMESVRRRTGSRDVAIGTAGLGAIALVILVLRALQRLPNPTIAALLLLLVILITATAVRVRVAIAVSMIATAAFNFFLLPPFHTFTLDDPQNWVALFVFLVVAIIASQLSAAAQARAQEAVGRRDELARLFDLSRDVLVMTDSREAIAILARSVARRFDLKFVAIALPRASDWDVFDAGARTITLDKCQLSTAFVAAQTSLEFDAYARTYAGHRTMTVEGHMIHLVPLRVGTKPVGLLAAAGRPIEAGT